Proteins from one Salaquimonas pukyongi genomic window:
- a CDS encoding trimethylamine methyltransferase family protein translates to MTDDNPADTAAKKAGAPTLRTEKRLRAVGRRGGGRAGNTRGKGAIIDQIPWSVPVNLDKPVEPLPPEGIEAIHNNAMRILEEVGIEFLNPEAVGIFRKEGCTIENESTTGAVVKMDRAWVMEKIALAPSSFTLTPRNRDRQITIGGNHILFGNVSSAPNCHDLDRGRRTGDREAYRDFIKLTQYFNCIHFAGGYPVEPMDIHPSVRHFDCLYDKLTLTDKVVHAYSLGSERVEDVMEMVRIAGGMTHEEFAATPCMYTNINSTSPLKHDWPMIDGLLRLSRKGQATVVTPFTLAGAMSPITLAGTVSSSIAEALCAIALIQTVNPGCPCGFGTFSSNVDMKTGAPAFGTPDYMRTTQMTGQMARYYGLPLRSSNTCVSNAPDNQATWESSHSLFAAITSGSNMVYHAAGWLEGGLCAGYEKFVMDCEQLQQIITYVSKPAKWDEGELAFDAISEVGHGGHFFGIQHTQDRYEKAFYSPFLSDWSNFENWRDRGSVETVKRANILWKKILEEFEAPPMDEAIREELSEFVERRKREGGAPTDF, encoded by the coding sequence ATGACGGACGATAACCCAGCCGACACCGCCGCCAAAAAAGCCGGCGCCCCCACATTACGCACCGAAAAGCGGTTAAGGGCAGTAGGGCGCCGCGGTGGCGGGCGCGCCGGCAATACCCGGGGCAAGGGCGCCATCATCGATCAAATTCCCTGGAGCGTGCCGGTCAATCTCGACAAGCCGGTCGAGCCCCTGCCTCCCGAAGGCATCGAGGCAATTCACAACAATGCCATGCGCATTCTGGAGGAAGTCGGCATCGAGTTCCTCAACCCGGAGGCGGTCGGGATCTTCCGCAAGGAAGGCTGCACCATCGAGAATGAGAGCACCACGGGCGCCGTTGTGAAGATGGACCGTGCCTGGGTGATGGAAAAAATCGCCCTTGCGCCCTCAAGTTTCACCCTTACGCCGCGCAATCGCGACCGGCAGATTACCATCGGCGGCAACCATATCCTGTTCGGCAATGTATCTTCGGCGCCCAACTGCCACGATCTTGACCGGGGCAGGCGCACGGGGGATCGGGAAGCCTACCGAGATTTCATCAAGCTGACCCAGTATTTCAACTGCATTCACTTTGCCGGCGGTTATCCGGTGGAGCCGATGGACATCCACCCGTCGGTGCGCCACTTCGACTGCCTGTACGACAAGCTGACGCTTACCGACAAGGTCGTTCATGCCTATTCCCTGGGCAGTGAGCGGGTCGAGGACGTCATGGAGATGGTGCGCATTGCAGGCGGGATGACCCATGAAGAATTCGCCGCCACGCCCTGCATGTACACCAACATCAACTCCACCTCGCCGCTAAAGCACGACTGGCCGATGATTGACGGGCTTCTGCGTCTGTCCCGCAAGGGCCAGGCGACCGTGGTAACGCCCTTTACGCTTGCCGGCGCCATGTCGCCGATCACGCTGGCAGGAACCGTTTCCAGCTCAATTGCCGAAGCGCTGTGCGCCATCGCGCTGATCCAGACGGTCAATCCCGGCTGTCCCTGCGGGTTCGGAACCTTTTCCTCGAATGTCGACATGAAGACCGGCGCACCGGCCTTCGGGACGCCGGACTACATGCGCACGACACAGATGACCGGCCAGATGGCGCGCTATTACGGATTGCCGCTTCGTTCCTCCAACACCTGTGTGTCGAATGCGCCGGACAATCAGGCAACCTGGGAAAGCTCCCACTCGCTGTTTGCCGCCATCACCTCCGGCTCCAACATGGTCTATCACGCAGCCGGCTGGCTCGAAGGCGGTCTTTGTGCTGGCTATGAAAAGTTCGTCATGGACTGCGAGCAATTGCAGCAGATCATCACCTATGTTTCCAAACCCGCTAAATGGGACGAGGGCGAACTGGCGTTCGACGCGATCAGTGAAGTCGGCCATGGCGGCCATTTCTTCGGCATCCAGCATACCCAGGACCGCTACGAGAAGGCCTTTTACAGCCCGTTTCTTTCCGATTGGTCGAACTTCGAGAACTGGCGTGACCGCGGCAGCGTGGAAACGGTCAAACGCGCCAACATCCTGTGGAAGAAAATTCTGGAGGAATTCGAGGCACCGCCGATGGACGAGGCGATCCGCGAGGAACTTTCCGAGTTTGTCGAGCGCCGCAAGCGCGAGGGCGGCGCACCGACCGATTTTTAA
- a CDS encoding BRO-N domain-containing protein, translating into MTPVILTFDYLGDVLRIAQIGDEYWFVGKDVCRCLGIRDVDRAMERLSLDERRENIPTSQFRPSESTSIGISELGVYRLIFTCRQPDAERFKRFIFDKVIAPLRSTDGYAQCAPNEEMSFRDKIAAVREARLVRGRRAALDTWKALGLPAAKAGHAGTRTGTDFSNICQFLNERTVPDSAADIWASDLYAVYQRWAKQNELPIVSRNPFGKYVVQSEQVVVRKSGTTKYCGLRVRK; encoded by the coding sequence ATGACACCTGTGATCCTGACGTTTGATTATCTCGGCGACGTGCTCCGCATAGCGCAAATCGGTGACGAATACTGGTTTGTCGGCAAGGATGTTTGTCGGTGCCTCGGCATTCGTGACGTTGATCGTGCGATGGAACGGCTAAGCCTGGATGAACGACGAGAGAACATTCCAACAAGCCAATTCCGGCCTTCGGAAAGCACATCGATCGGGATCAGCGAATTGGGTGTGTACCGTTTGATTTTCACTTGCCGGCAGCCGGATGCAGAGCGTTTCAAGCGATTTATTTTTGACAAGGTGATTGCGCCACTCCGCTCGACCGATGGCTACGCCCAGTGCGCACCCAACGAGGAAATGAGTTTCCGCGACAAGATTGCGGCTGTCAGAGAGGCTCGATTAGTGCGCGGCAGACGCGCAGCATTGGACACCTGGAAAGCACTCGGCCTACCCGCTGCCAAGGCCGGGCACGCAGGCACAAGGACCGGAACTGACTTTAGCAATATTTGCCAGTTCCTGAATGAGCGAACTGTGCCGGATAGCGCTGCCGATATCTGGGCGAGCGACCTTTACGCCGTCTATCAGCGGTGGGCGAAACAAAATGAACTGCCAATTGTAAGCCGTAACCCGTTCGGAAAGTATGTTGTCCAATCCGAGCAGGTTGTTGTACGCAAATCAGGCACCACTAAATATTGTGGCTTGCGGGTGCGGAAATGA
- a CDS encoding D-alanyl-D-alanine carboxypeptidase family protein, which yields MNPVPLYRSFRISLICLLAVAALAAAGWTQTFAQRFDTSAPQAMLMDADTGTILLAKEIDAKIPPASLAKLMTMEVVFNRLKEGSLTLTDKFFVSENAWRKGGANSGGSTMFAKLNSEIELENLIKGVIVQSANDGCIVIAEGLAGTEETFADLMNERARRIGLKNSHFTNSTGLPDENQYVSIGDLARLAQHIIREYPEYYRYYSLPEFEWNGINQRNRNPLLGMSINADGMKTGYTEASGYAIVGSAVREGQRLITVLSGMTSAKERAEEARKILDWGFRAFERLNLFDAEAKVGEIPIYGGKPGSVEVTGGDSIEIYLPVGNRDRLRARIAYDYPVMPPVKKGDRVATLKVWIGDDLSQETPLYAMQDSAQGGIMQQATDALTELLTSWIPR from the coding sequence GTGAACCCGGTGCCTCTATACCGTTCGTTTCGTATTTCGCTGATCTGCCTGCTGGCGGTAGCCGCCCTGGCAGCAGCTGGCTGGACCCAAACCTTCGCCCAGCGCTTTGATACCTCCGCACCCCAGGCAATGCTGATGGATGCCGATACCGGCACGATCCTGCTGGCGAAGGAGATTGACGCGAAAATTCCGCCTGCTTCCCTTGCCAAACTGATGACCATGGAAGTCGTGTTCAACCGACTCAAGGAGGGCAGTTTGACGCTGACGGACAAGTTTTTCGTCAGTGAGAACGCCTGGCGCAAGGGCGGCGCCAATTCCGGCGGCTCGACCATGTTCGCCAAGTTGAACTCGGAAATCGAGCTGGAAAACCTGATCAAGGGCGTGATCGTTCAGTCGGCTAACGATGGCTGTATCGTCATTGCTGAAGGCCTTGCCGGCACGGAGGAGACGTTTGCCGACCTTATGAACGAGCGCGCCCGCCGCATCGGGCTCAAAAACTCTCACTTTACCAATTCAACGGGCCTTCCCGACGAAAACCAGTATGTCAGCATTGGCGATCTGGCCAGGCTGGCGCAGCACATCATCCGCGAATATCCCGAATACTACCGCTATTATTCGCTGCCGGAATTCGAGTGGAACGGGATCAATCAGCGAAACCGCAATCCCTTGCTCGGCATGAGCATCAACGCAGACGGCATGAAAACCGGATACACCGAAGCGTCCGGCTATGCCATTGTCGGCTCTGCAGTGCGCGAGGGGCAGCGTTTGATCACGGTATTGAGCGGGATGACCTCCGCCAAGGAACGCGCCGAGGAGGCCAGAAAGATTCTCGACTGGGGCTTCAGGGCATTTGAGCGCCTGAACCTGTTTGATGCCGAGGCGAAGGTTGGCGAGATACCCATTTATGGCGGCAAGCCCGGATCGGTTGAGGTGACGGGCGGCGATTCCATCGAAATTTACCTTCCGGTCGGTAATCGGGACCGGCTGCGGGCGCGCATTGCCTATGATTATCCGGTTATGCCGCCGGTCAAGAAGGGCGATCGCGTGGCAACCCTGAAAGTGTGGATCGGCGATGACCTCAGTCAGGAAACGCCGCTTTATGCCATGCAGGATTCTGCCCAGGGCGGAATCATGCAACAGGCCACAGATGCCTTGACCGAACTGCTCACATCCTGGATACCAAGATAA
- the metG gene encoding methionine--tRNA ligase — translation MTDRYYITTPIFYPNGIPHIGHAYTAIATDVLARFNRLDGKQVMFLTGTDEHGQKMQRTAEKEGIAPIELADRNSDAFRKMVAALNCSNDDFIRTTEERHKKACQEIWRRMDANGDIYLDTYGGWYSVRQEAYFDESETQVGEDGVRREPLGSPVEWVEEESYFFRLSAYGDRLLKHYEDNPDFIGPAERRNEVVSFVKGGLRDLSVSRTTFDWGVPVPGNDKHVMYVWVDALTNYVTATGWPDNEENSAQKAGFWPADAHIIGKDILRFHAVYWPAFLMSAGLALPKQVYAHGFLFNKGEKMSKSVGNVVDPFAMAEAYGVDQMRYFFLREVPFGNDGSYSHEAIVARINADLANDLGNLAQRSLSMIAKNCQGRVPEAGEFSDEDKALLEAAYGLGGKTREEMKAFRIHKALEAIWQVVGDANRYFASQEPWALKKTDPERMATVLYVTAEVIRVVAVMVQAVMPESAGRLLDLLAVPQDARRFADTKTPLAGGTELPKPQGIFPRYVETEEPA, via the coding sequence ATGACAGACAGATATTACATCACCACGCCGATCTTCTATCCCAACGGCATTCCCCATATCGGACACGCCTATACGGCGATTGCCACCGATGTTCTTGCCAGATTCAACCGTCTCGACGGCAAGCAGGTGATGTTTCTGACCGGCACGGACGAACACGGCCAGAAAATGCAGCGCACGGCCGAAAAGGAAGGCATTGCGCCCATCGAACTCGCCGACCGCAACTCAGACGCGTTTCGCAAGATGGTGGCAGCGCTCAATTGTTCGAATGATGATTTCATTCGCACCACCGAGGAACGCCACAAGAAAGCCTGTCAGGAAATCTGGCGCCGCATGGATGCCAATGGCGACATTTACCTCGACACTTATGGCGGCTGGTATTCGGTGCGCCAGGAAGCCTATTTCGACGAAAGCGAAACGCAGGTCGGCGAGGATGGCGTGCGCCGCGAGCCGCTCGGTTCGCCCGTCGAATGGGTCGAGGAGGAAAGCTATTTTTTCCGGCTTTCAGCCTATGGCGACCGGCTGCTGAAGCATTATGAGGACAATCCCGATTTTATCGGCCCTGCTGAACGCCGCAACGAGGTAGTCAGCTTCGTGAAAGGCGGTCTGCGCGATCTTTCCGTCTCGCGCACCACCTTCGACTGGGGTGTGCCGGTGCCCGGCAATGACAAGCACGTCATGTATGTGTGGGTAGATGCGCTGACCAACTATGTTACCGCCACAGGCTGGCCGGACAATGAGGAGAACAGCGCGCAAAAGGCCGGATTCTGGCCGGCCGATGCCCACATCATCGGCAAGGACATTCTGCGCTTTCACGCCGTTTACTGGCCGGCCTTTCTCATGAGCGCCGGTCTTGCCCTGCCCAAGCAGGTTTATGCCCATGGCTTCCTGTTCAACAAGGGTGAGAAAATGTCGAAATCGGTCGGCAATGTCGTCGATCCCTTTGCCATGGCCGAGGCCTATGGCGTTGACCAGATGCGCTATTTTTTCCTGCGCGAGGTTCCGTTCGGCAATGACGGCTCTTACAGCCATGAGGCGATCGTTGCCCGCATCAATGCCGATCTCGCCAACGATCTGGGCAATCTCGCCCAGCGTTCGCTGTCAATGATTGCCAAGAATTGTCAGGGCAGGGTGCCTGAGGCCGGTGAATTCAGCGACGAGGACAAGGCATTGCTGGAGGCAGCCTATGGGCTCGGCGGCAAGACCCGCGAGGAAATGAAGGCGTTCCGCATCCACAAGGCGCTTGAGGCGATCTGGCAGGTGGTGGGCGATGCCAACCGCTATTTTGCCTCCCAGGAGCCCTGGGCGCTGAAGAAGACCGATCCTGAGCGCATGGCAACCGTGCTTTATGTGACGGCGGAAGTAATCCGCGTGGTCGCCGTAATGGTGCAGGCGGTCATGCCTGAAAGTGCTGGCAGACTGCTGGATCTTCTTGCCGTGCCGCAGGATGCACGCCGGTTCGCCGATACAAAAACGCCGCTTGCTGGCGGAACCGAACTGCCCAAGCCGCAGGGTATTTTCCCCCGCTACGTGGAAACGGAAGAGCCGGCATGA
- a CDS encoding TatD family hydrolase: MLVDSHCHLDFPDFEEELPDVVARASAAGIARLVTICTWVSKFPQVLAVAEKFDPVYCSVGTHPHNAHEELDVKADKLLELSSHPKVVAIGEAGLDYFYRQDHAKEQAQGLRTHIAAARESGLPLVIHSRDADDDMAAILREETGKGAFPFVLHCFSSGRKLAETGVELGGYVSFSGILTFKRSEELRQIAATLPANRLLVETDAPYLAPQLWRGKRNEPSYVTHTAKVLGECQGVDEERIGSITTENFFRLFSKVPPPAGTQMSA; the protein is encoded by the coding sequence ATGCTTGTCGATTCCCACTGCCATCTCGATTTCCCCGATTTTGAGGAGGAATTGCCCGATGTTGTGGCCCGTGCCAGCGCTGCCGGCATCGCCCGCCTGGTGACCATCTGCACCTGGGTGAGCAAGTTTCCCCAGGTTCTGGCGGTGGCTGAAAAATTCGACCCGGTTTATTGTTCGGTCGGCACCCACCCCCACAACGCCCATGAGGAACTGGACGTCAAGGCGGATAAGCTGCTGGAACTTTCCAGCCACCCCAAGGTGGTGGCAATCGGCGAAGCCGGTCTCGATTATTTTTACCGGCAGGACCATGCGAAAGAACAGGCGCAGGGCCTGCGCACCCATATCGCCGCGGCGCGCGAAAGTGGCCTGCCGCTGGTAATTCACTCCCGTGATGCGGACGATGACATGGCCGCAATCCTGCGCGAAGAAACAGGGAAGGGTGCTTTTCCCTTCGTGCTGCACTGTTTTTCCTCTGGAAGGAAACTGGCCGAAACCGGGGTGGAACTGGGCGGCTATGTTTCCTTTTCCGGTATTTTGACCTTCAAGCGGTCCGAGGAATTGCGCCAGATCGCAGCGACCCTGCCGGCCAATCGCCTGCTGGTGGAAACCGATGCTCCCTATCTGGCGCCACAGCTCTGGCGGGGAAAACGCAACGAACCGTCCTACGTTACCCACACCGCCAAGGTGCTGGGAGAATGCCAGGGCGTTGACGAAGAGCGCATCGGATCGATCACCACCGAGAACTTTTTCCGGCTGTTCTCCAAAGTTCCGCCGCCGGCCGGTACGCAGATGAGCGCTTGA
- a CDS encoding DNA polymerase III subunit delta': MENETPGSWDAMEGVLQPFESPDVMGHDEACFLLARAHAAGRLHHAWLLSGPRGIGKATLAYQFAAHLQRYPDGSNAPQRLEPEDDNTAAMMRRGAHPNLLTASRPWNARDKKFMTRLTVDEVRHVNAFLRSTTAMGGWRAVIVDSADDMNTSAANALLKILEEPPPQTVFFILAHSPRGLLATLRSRCQTLSLKPLEDHILRQVIARQPVMEDVAEDRMDGWIALAGGSARRALELAQGDVAAMVGEFFDLVTDKKPDWSKIHRIGSALAPAARAQDYHLFIDLVFERLAALTREKALNDQVPMDKLAGYCDIWDKVRADHEKAVYWNLDRKQVVLGLYADLRRV, from the coding sequence ATGGAAAATGAAACACCCGGCAGCTGGGACGCCATGGAGGGCGTGTTGCAGCCCTTTGAAAGCCCGGATGTCATGGGCCATGACGAAGCCTGTTTCCTGCTGGCCCGCGCCCATGCTGCCGGCCGGTTGCACCACGCCTGGCTTTTGTCGGGGCCACGCGGCATCGGCAAGGCAACGCTGGCTTATCAGTTCGCCGCTCATCTTCAGCGTTATCCCGATGGCAGCAATGCGCCGCAGCGCCTTGAGCCTGAAGATGACAACACCGCCGCGATGATGCGCCGTGGCGCTCATCCCAATCTTTTGACGGCGTCACGGCCGTGGAATGCCAGGGACAAGAAGTTCATGACGCGGCTCACCGTTGACGAGGTACGCCACGTCAACGCGTTTCTGCGTTCGACGACCGCCATGGGCGGCTGGCGGGCGGTGATTGTCGACTCGGCAGACGACATGAATACGAGTGCGGCCAATGCATTGCTGAAAATACTCGAGGAACCGCCGCCGCAAACGGTGTTTTTCATTCTTGCCCACTCACCGCGCGGCCTGTTGGCGACCTTGCGGTCACGCTGCCAGACCTTGAGCCTGAAGCCGCTGGAGGATCACATACTGCGTCAGGTCATCGCCCGCCAGCCGGTAATGGAGGATGTTGCCGAAGACCGGATGGATGGGTGGATTGCCCTGGCCGGCGGCTCTGCGCGCAGGGCGCTTGAACTGGCACAGGGCGATGTTGCGGCGATGGTGGGCGAGTTTTTCGATCTGGTAACGGACAAAAAGCCAGACTGGTCGAAAATTCACCGTATCGGTTCGGCACTCGCACCGGCTGCCAGGGCGCAGGATTATCACCTCTTCATTGACCTGGTATTCGAGCGGCTGGCCGCCCTGACGCGGGAAAAGGCACTGAACGACCAGGTGCCGATGGATAAGCTCGCCGGGTATTGCGATATTTGGGACAAGGTGCGCGCCGACCACGAAAAAGCGGTCTATTGGAATTTGGACCGCAAACAGGTGGTCCTCGGGCTCTACGCTGATCTGAGGCGAGTATAG
- a CDS encoding PilZ domain-containing protein: MAPVTTPRSRGLSVDEYLKSFAERRNSSRTSVSREIVIQIDQQPMHTAILENISLGGAKFRMMYPTQLPKQFDIIGAGDNERPVPCEVVWQKHDRVGVKFLTA; this comes from the coding sequence ATGGCACCAGTGACCACTCCAAGAAGCCGGGGGCTTAGCGTCGATGAATATCTGAAATCGTTCGCAGAGCGCCGAAACAGCTCTCGAACGAGCGTATCGCGTGAAATCGTGATACAGATCGATCAGCAACCAATGCACACCGCCATTCTGGAAAACATCTCGCTGGGTGGCGCCAAATTCCGCATGATGTATCCGACACAGCTTCCAAAACAATTCGACATCATTGGAGCCGGCGACAACGAGCGGCCGGTTCCCTGTGAAGTTGTCTGGCAAAAACACGACCGCGTCGGGGTCAAATTCCTTACGGCCTAG
- a CDS encoding YbaK/EbsC family protein, which produces MSEAEAKTSSIERVRAALAASGLALEVVELEASTRTAQEAADSIGCTVAQIVKSLVFRGKTSGKALLVLASGANRVDETRMAQTAGEPLGRADAGFVRAETGFAIGGVAPVGHIKALKTFIDRDLRQYEEIWAAAGKPNAVFRLTPADLVALTRGSVVQVC; this is translated from the coding sequence ATGAGCGAAGCGGAAGCGAAAACATCCAGTATCGAGCGGGTAAGGGCAGCGCTTGCTGCTTCCGGTCTGGCGTTGGAGGTGGTTGAACTGGAAGCCAGCACCCGCACGGCGCAGGAGGCAGCAGATTCCATCGGCTGCACGGTTGCCCAGATCGTCAAGTCGCTGGTATTTCGCGGCAAGACCAGCGGAAAGGCACTGCTGGTACTGGCCAGCGGCGCCAATCGTGTCGACGAAACCCGTATGGCGCAGACGGCCGGTGAACCGCTTGGCCGCGCCGATGCCGGTTTTGTGCGGGCTGAAACCGGGTTTGCCATAGGCGGTGTCGCACCGGTTGGCCACATCAAGGCGCTGAAGACCTTCATCGATCGCGATCTTCGCCAATATGAGGAGATCTGGGCGGCTGCCGGCAAGCCCAATGCGGTCTTCCGCCTGACACCTGCCGACCTGGTGGCACTGACCCGGGGCAGCGTTGTCCAGGTTTGTTAA
- a CDS encoding septal ring lytic transglycosylase RlpA family protein, which produces MANRTRHNFLRMSAAGDILFTARHCFAGVVLFAGAGLVLSACTGSGVLDSKSDKPLRSEHINNESKFSVAEYQVAASPRVTAVKRPRKGGGRYQVGKPYKIRGKWYHPKEDTSLRQTGLASWYGPNFHGRLTANGEIYDQYSLSAAHPTMPLPSYAKVTNLANGREVMVRVNDRGPYAHGRVIDLSAKAAELLDFKTRGVTKVKVEYAGRARMDGLDESMLLATYRGPKQPGNDVLPGLGGTSSGTMIAMADPVKPVSSLGGSPARAIDQGFGQGGLSLDGALPVPAQRPALFEGIPLADGNTAYRGTIKAIETVVSGPAPRPLAFASAGMAHAEGSFIHYMGEAPENPVTLVLGLPADARSAALMKQLLGDLGTVGKNPDTGEMELGVVEQSANAALAFVRQLGLNNARFR; this is translated from the coding sequence ATGGCAAATCGAACCCGGCACAATTTTCTTCGCATGTCGGCGGCTGGAGATATCCTCTTCACCGCCCGTCATTGTTTTGCCGGTGTGGTTCTGTTCGCCGGGGCCGGTCTTGTATTGTCGGCCTGTACGGGATCGGGCGTGCTGGATTCCAAGTCTGACAAACCGCTGCGCTCCGAACACATCAACAATGAAAGCAAGTTTTCCGTTGCCGAGTACCAGGTAGCGGCCAGCCCGCGGGTTACCGCGGTAAAGCGGCCACGAAAGGGGGGCGGGCGCTATCAGGTCGGCAAGCCCTACAAGATACGCGGCAAGTGGTATCATCCCAAGGAAGACACCAGTCTGAGGCAGACCGGGCTGGCCTCATGGTATGGTCCGAATTTTCATGGCCGCCTGACCGCCAATGGAGAAATCTACGACCAGTATTCGCTGTCTGCCGCCCATCCCACCATGCCGCTGCCCAGCTATGCCAAGGTCACCAATCTGGCCAATGGCCGCGAAGTGATGGTGCGCGTCAACGACCGCGGACCCTATGCCCATGGCCGCGTTATCGACTTGTCGGCAAAGGCTGCCGAACTGCTCGATTTCAAGACCAGGGGCGTGACCAAGGTGAAGGTCGAATATGCCGGGCGCGCCCGCATGGACGGACTGGATGAATCCATGTTGCTGGCCACCTACCGGGGGCCAAAACAGCCGGGCAATGACGTTCTTCCCGGTCTTGGCGGAACTTCCTCCGGCACCATGATTGCCATGGCCGATCCGGTAAAACCCGTCTCAAGCCTCGGCGGCTCGCCGGCGCGGGCAATTGACCAGGGCTTCGGGCAGGGCGGTTTGTCGCTTGACGGCGCCTTGCCGGTGCCAGCTCAGCGGCCGGCCCTGTTTGAGGGGATTCCCCTTGCAGACGGAAATACCGCTTACCGTGGCACGATCAAGGCCATTGAAACGGTCGTCAGCGGACCGGCTCCAAGGCCGCTGGCATTTGCTTCCGCAGGCATGGCGCATGCGGAAGGGTCTTTCATCCACTACATGGGCGAGGCTCCCGAAAATCCGGTGACACTGGTGCTCGGACTGCCCGCCGACGCGCGCAGCGCCGCCCTGATGAAACAGCTGCTGGGTGATCTTGGCACCGTGGGCAAGAACCCTGATACGGGCGAAATGGAACTTGGTGTCGTTGAACAATCGGCCAACGCCGCCTTGGCCTTTGTCAGGCAGTTGGGCCTTAACAACGCCCGTTTTCGATAG
- the tmk gene encoding dTMP kinase, translating to MRLLAEKLQSLGHQVITTREPGGSPGAEAVRHVLLSGAAEPFGGELEAMLFAASRADHVDQVIRPALEAGKIVISDRFIDSTRVYQGTAGEVDTQMLRRLEHIACGDTWPDLTIILDIDPREGMKRAAARRQESEVPDRFEKESIRLQAKRRKAYLDIARQEPERCVVVDAAGRPQTVFKRIWQAAEKHLAGRVGKAGDVKQAKGRKAASAKRTAAKKPARKPAGRMGNKPPA from the coding sequence ATGCGATTGCTTGCAGAAAAGCTGCAATCCCTCGGACATCAGGTCATCACCACGCGTGAGCCCGGCGGCTCGCCCGGCGCGGAAGCCGTGCGCCATGTATTGCTGTCGGGAGCAGCCGAACCGTTTGGCGGCGAACTGGAGGCGATGCTTTTTGCCGCTTCGCGTGCCGATCATGTCGACCAGGTCATTCGTCCCGCGCTGGAAGCGGGAAAAATTGTCATCTCGGACCGGTTTATTGATTCGACACGGGTCTATCAGGGCACGGCGGGAGAGGTGGACACCCAAATGCTGCGGCGCCTCGAGCATATTGCCTGTGGCGATACCTGGCCGGATCTGACGATCATACTGGACATCGACCCGCGTGAGGGCATGAAACGCGCTGCGGCCCGGCGCCAGGAGAGCGAGGTGCCGGACCGGTTTGAGAAGGAATCAATCCGCCTTCAGGCCAAGCGCCGCAAAGCCTATCTTGACATCGCCCGGCAGGAGCCGGAACGCTGCGTGGTGGTAGACGCAGCCGGCAGGCCGCAGACGGTTTTCAAGCGAATTTGGCAAGCCGCCGAAAAACACCTTGCAGGCCGGGTGGGCAAAGCCGGCGATGTGAAACAGGCCAAGGGCCGTAAAGCCGCTTCTGCGAAACGAACAGCGGCAAAGAAACCGGCAAGAAAACCTGCCGGCCGGATGGGCAATAAGCCGCCAGCGTAA